Proteins encoded in a region of the Paenibacillus sp. E222 genome:
- a CDS encoding DgaE family pyridoxal phosphate-dependent ammonia lyase, which produces MSNSLNVKYGLKRVINASGRMSILGVSAPTDTVMDAMKQGGQTYVEIADLVDKSGDYVSRLIGAEAAVVVNSASSGIALSVAAMVTKGKRHASLKLHQGVITNNEIVMLKGHNVQYGAPVETMVYLGGGKLIEAGYANEGRAEHIADAVSDKTAAILYVKSHHAVQKNMISVEEAWQVAQKCEVPLIVDAAAEEDLHKYVKYSDLAIYSGSKAIEGPTSGIVAGKRTYIEWLKVQLHGIGRSMKVGKETTFGLLQALDEYAVKADHSEQEKDSLQALMSLNQIAGIQVSIVQDEAGRAIYRGRIQVDEAKAGISAKQLNEELRGGPIAIYTRDYGVRQGYFDIDPRPLMGDDMRVIEDRIRQLTGGEGHV; this is translated from the coding sequence GTGAGCAATTCATTAAATGTTAAATATGGACTGAAACGTGTTATCAACGCCAGCGGCCGGATGAGTATTCTCGGCGTATCGGCACCGACGGACACAGTCATGGACGCCATGAAGCAAGGTGGGCAGACTTATGTGGAAATCGCAGACCTTGTAGACAAATCAGGGGATTATGTGTCCCGTCTAATCGGTGCCGAAGCGGCCGTTGTTGTCAATTCCGCCTCAAGCGGCATCGCGCTCTCCGTAGCTGCCATGGTAACAAAGGGTAAACGCCACGCAAGTTTGAAGCTGCATCAGGGAGTAATCACGAATAATGAAATTGTTATGCTGAAAGGCCACAATGTACAATACGGAGCTCCTGTGGAGACGATGGTTTACCTTGGTGGTGGAAAGCTGATCGAAGCCGGATATGCCAACGAAGGTCGGGCTGAGCATATCGCGGATGCGGTTTCCGACAAAACGGCTGCCATCCTGTACGTCAAATCCCATCATGCGGTACAGAAAAACATGATTTCCGTAGAGGAAGCCTGGCAGGTTGCCCAGAAGTGCGAGGTACCCCTCATAGTCGATGCGGCTGCGGAAGAGGACCTGCACAAATATGTGAAGTATTCGGATCTAGCCATTTACAGCGGATCCAAGGCCATTGAAGGCCCAACTTCCGGTATTGTGGCAGGTAAACGAACCTATATCGAATGGTTGAAGGTTCAGCTTCACGGGATCGGGCGCAGTATGAAGGTTGGTAAAGAAACTACGTTTGGCTTGCTTCAGGCTTTGGATGAATATGCAGTCAAAGCGGACCATAGTGAGCAGGAAAAGGATTCCTTGCAGGCGCTAATGTCACTCAATCAGATAGCCGGGATTCAGGTATCGATCGTTCAGGACGAAGCGGGCCGAGCGATTTACAGAGGGCGCATTCAGGTCGACGAGGCGAAGGCGGGGATCAGTGCCAAACAGCTCAATGAGGAGCTGAGGGGCGGACCTATCGCCATTTATACACGTGATTATGGCGTAAGGCAGGGGTATTTCGATATTGATCCACGCCCGTTGATGGGGGATGACATGCGTGTC
- a CDS encoding amidohydrolase/deacetylase family metallohydrolase translates to MDGQLVLRRVRLTSGEEVDVVIHEGRIVKIAPGGTATGDRMWESPGAYVSSGWIDMHVHAFPELDPYGDDMDEIGVKQGVTTIVDAGSCGADRIGDLAISAHKAATRLFAFLNISRLGLLRTDELSNLDWIDRDKVLEAARAYPEFIVGLKARISGSVVGKNGLQPLYLAREFSQETGLPLMVHIGSAPPDIREVMPILQDGDVVTHYLNGKSNNLFDDSGAPLEVLQDAIKRGVHLDVGHGTASFSFQVAEAAKQHGIDPDTISTDIYRGNRLNGPVYSMANLLSKFLALGYSLSETIDRVTVRAAEWLRRPQLGRIQAGDEANLTLFQVVDKPVTLVDSEGVSKIASRQIEVKGVIVGEQFIKC, encoded by the coding sequence ATGGACGGTCAGCTGGTATTGCGTCGAGTCCGTCTTACAAGCGGTGAAGAGGTGGATGTGGTTATCCATGAAGGCAGGATTGTGAAGATCGCTCCTGGCGGAACGGCAACGGGAGATCGGATGTGGGAGTCGCCTGGAGCATACGTATCCAGCGGATGGATCGACATGCATGTACATGCTTTTCCAGAGCTTGATCCTTATGGGGACGATATGGATGAAATCGGTGTAAAGCAGGGCGTTACTACAATTGTGGACGCAGGCAGCTGCGGGGCTGATCGAATTGGCGATCTGGCGATAAGCGCTCATAAGGCGGCTACCCGGCTGTTTGCCTTTTTGAACATATCTCGACTCGGCTTACTGCGTACTGACGAATTGTCGAATCTGGACTGGATTGATCGGGACAAGGTGCTAGAGGCTGCCCGGGCATATCCTGAGTTCATCGTGGGATTAAAAGCGAGAATCAGTGGAAGTGTGGTCGGCAAAAACGGCCTGCAGCCGCTGTATTTGGCAAGAGAGTTTTCACAGGAAACAGGCCTGCCGCTTATGGTTCACATTGGATCAGCCCCACCGGATATTCGTGAGGTGATGCCGATCTTACAGGATGGTGATGTAGTCACTCACTATTTGAATGGAAAAAGCAATAATTTGTTCGATGATAGCGGCGCGCCGCTGGAAGTATTGCAGGATGCCATCAAGCGTGGGGTGCATTTGGATGTAGGACATGGGACAGCGAGTTTTTCATTTCAGGTTGCAGAAGCTGCCAAGCAGCATGGGATTGACCCGGACACAATCAGTACGGATATTTACAGGGGCAATCGCCTGAACGGCCCGGTCTACAGCATGGCTAATCTGTTAAGCAAGTTTCTGGCACTTGGTTACTCGTTGAGCGAGACGATAGATCGAGTGACCGTACGGGCAGCCGAGTGGCTGCGCAGACCGCAGCTGGGGAGGATTCAGGCAGGTGATGAAGCCAATTTGACTCTTTTTCAAGTAGTGGACAAGCCTGTAACGCTTGTGGACTCCGAGGGCGTAAGCAAGATAGCCAGCCGTCAAATTGAAGTAAAAGGAGTGATTGTGGGTGAGCAATTCATTAAATGTTAA
- a CDS encoding glycosyltransferase family 2 protein, giving the protein MAQKCRYSIIIPMYNEEAVIEETYRRLKKVMGSTGESYELLFVNDGSVDQSAQMIRDYARWDESVKLIDFARNFGHQIAITAGMDYAAGDAVVIIDADLQDPPELILDMIAMWKEGYEVVYARRTRRSGETRFKKWSASLFYRVLRASTDTDIPVDTGDFRLIDRKVCDEMKRLPEKNRFVRGLVSWVGFRQTAIEYERDERLAGETKYPLKRMLKLSLDGITSFSHKPLKLAGYVGAVLSIGGFIYMLSVIASAIFTDSTIKGWPSMVSIMLIFNGFTLVMLGILGEYVGRIYDETKARPLYIIRDVYQVESQSSQSRLTGRVAHHD; this is encoded by the coding sequence ATGGCTCAAAAGTGCCGTTATAGCATTATCATTCCAATGTATAACGAAGAAGCGGTGATTGAGGAAACCTATCGTCGTTTGAAAAAAGTCATGGGCAGCACGGGAGAGAGCTACGAGCTTCTCTTTGTCAACGACGGCAGCGTGGACCAAAGTGCACAGATGATCCGTGACTACGCCCGTTGGGACGAGAGTGTGAAGCTGATTGATTTTGCACGCAACTTCGGTCACCAGATCGCAATTACGGCAGGGATGGATTATGCAGCAGGCGATGCAGTCGTCATTATTGATGCGGATCTTCAGGACCCTCCCGAGCTGATATTGGACATGATCGCCATGTGGAAAGAGGGCTATGAGGTTGTCTATGCCCGTCGGACCAGACGAAGCGGGGAGACCCGCTTCAAGAAATGGTCGGCAAGCCTTTTCTATCGTGTACTGCGTGCGTCGACGGATACGGATATTCCAGTGGACACGGGGGATTTCCGTTTGATTGATCGCAAGGTATGTGATGAGATGAAACGTCTTCCTGAAAAAAATCGATTTGTCCGCGGTCTGGTCAGTTGGGTGGGATTCCGTCAGACGGCCATTGAGTATGAACGGGATGAACGCTTGGCAGGGGAGACCAAATACCCGCTAAAACGCATGCTGAAGCTGAGTCTGGACGGCATCACCTCATTCTCACACAAACCGCTCAAGCTTGCAGGTTACGTGGGAGCTGTTTTATCCATCGGAGGCTTCATCTATATGCTAAGTGTCATCGCTTCAGCGATATTTACCGATTCAACGATCAAAGGATGGCCTTCAATGGTCAGCATCATGCTGATTTTTAACGGCTTCACATTGGTCATGCTGGGCATTCTTGGCGAGTATGTTGGCCGAATCTATGATGAAACGAAGGCGCGTCCGCTCTATATCATAAGAGATGTGTATCAGGTGGAAAGTCAGTCGAGTCAGTCACGGTTAACGGGCAGAGTTGCTCATCATGACTAA
- the galU gene encoding UTP--glucose-1-phosphate uridylyltransferase GalU codes for MRIKKAVIPAAGLGTRFLPATKAQPKEMLPIVDKPAIQYIVEEAVQSGIENIIIVTGRNKKSIEDHFDKSVELEHSLYAKGKQALLEEVQAISEMASIHFIRQKEPLGLGHAIGCARQFVGDDPFAVLLGDDIMVSDPPALAQMIHLYEKTGSQIVGVRQVQPADVSKYGIIDSQGAEERVHRITNLVEKPSIAEAPSRTAVMGRYILKPSIFPILDRIERGAGGEYQLTDALKEVSQVEELLALELEGRRYDIGDQFGYIQAILEIGLMRKELQPMLTPYLQKLTTQWA; via the coding sequence ATGAGAATTAAAAAAGCAGTCATTCCGGCAGCGGGGCTTGGCACCCGATTCTTGCCTGCAACCAAGGCACAACCCAAAGAAATGCTGCCGATAGTGGACAAACCGGCCATCCAATACATTGTGGAAGAAGCGGTACAATCGGGCATTGAAAATATTATCATCGTAACCGGACGCAATAAAAAATCAATCGAAGATCATTTTGACAAATCGGTTGAATTGGAGCATTCCCTGTACGCCAAAGGCAAGCAAGCGCTATTGGAAGAAGTGCAAGCGATCAGCGAAATGGCGAGTATTCATTTTATCCGTCAAAAAGAGCCGCTTGGATTAGGCCATGCGATTGGATGTGCTCGTCAGTTTGTGGGAGATGATCCATTTGCCGTACTGCTTGGTGATGATATTATGGTGTCAGATCCACCGGCGCTCGCACAGATGATTCATTTATATGAAAAGACAGGCAGCCAGATTGTTGGCGTGCGGCAGGTGCAACCTGCTGACGTGAGTAAATACGGGATTATCGATTCACAAGGGGCAGAGGAACGGGTTCACCGGATCACCAATCTGGTAGAGAAACCTTCCATTGCAGAAGCGCCCTCCCGAACAGCTGTGATGGGACGTTACATTCTGAAACCTTCCATCTTTCCTATTCTCGATCGAATTGAGAGAGGTGCTGGAGGGGAATATCAGCTAACGGATGCGTTGAAAGAAGTAAGCCAGGTGGAGGAATTACTGGCCCTTGAGCTGGAAGGACGCCGCTACGATATTGGTGATCAGTTCGGATATATTCAGGCCATCCTGGAGATTGGACTGATGCGTAAGGAACTACAGCCCATGCTGACACCATATCTTCAGAAGCTTACTACCCAATGGGCATAG
- the asd gene encoding aspartate-semialdehyde dehydrogenase: MSAKLKVGIVGGTGMVGQRFVDLLNEHPWFEVTAISASANSAGKTYEESVQGRWKLAAAIPEAVKNIVVQDASQVEAFASQVDFIFCAVDMKKNEIQALEEAYAKTGTPVVSNNSAHRWTADVPMVIPEINPGHLDVIEAQRKRLGTKTGFIAVKPNCSIQSYVPALHALREFNPTQVVASTYQAISGAGKNFTDWPEMLDNVIPYIGGEEEKSEQEPLRIWGSIQNNEIVKASSPLITTQCIRVPVTDGHLATVFVSFEKKPSKEEILDRWLQFKGRPQELGLPSAPKQFITYFEEENRPQTKLDRDIERGMGVSTGRLREDSLYDYKFVGLSHNTLRGAAGGAVLIAELLKAEGYIQPK, translated from the coding sequence ATGTCAGCAAAATTGAAAGTCGGTATCGTCGGAGGAACGGGGATGGTAGGTCAGCGTTTTGTGGATCTGCTCAATGAACACCCATGGTTTGAAGTAACGGCTATTTCAGCAAGTGCCAACTCGGCAGGCAAAACATACGAAGAATCCGTACAAGGCAGATGGAAGCTCGCTGCTGCGATTCCGGAAGCCGTGAAAAACATCGTTGTGCAGGATGCTTCCCAAGTGGAAGCTTTTGCGAGCCAGGTTGATTTTATATTCTGTGCTGTAGATATGAAAAAGAATGAAATTCAAGCGCTCGAAGAGGCTTATGCCAAAACGGGAACTCCGGTTGTTTCCAACAACTCGGCTCATCGCTGGACAGCGGATGTACCCATGGTCATTCCAGAAATTAACCCGGGACATCTGGACGTGATTGAAGCTCAACGCAAACGTCTCGGAACCAAAACCGGATTCATCGCAGTTAAACCAAACTGCTCGATTCAGAGCTATGTGCCTGCACTCCACGCGTTGCGCGAGTTCAATCCAACTCAAGTGGTGGCTTCCACATACCAAGCGATCTCTGGCGCAGGTAAAAACTTTACCGACTGGCCGGAAATGCTGGATAACGTGATTCCATACATCGGTGGCGAGGAAGAGAAAAGTGAACAGGAGCCGCTTCGCATCTGGGGAAGCATTCAAAATAATGAGATTGTAAAAGCGTCGTCCCCATTAATTACAACACAATGTATTCGTGTTCCGGTAACAGATGGTCACCTGGCGACAGTTTTTGTATCCTTTGAGAAAAAACCATCCAAAGAAGAAATTCTGGACCGTTGGCTGCAATTCAAAGGTCGTCCGCAAGAACTGGGTCTGCCAAGCGCACCGAAACAGTTCATTACGTATTTCGAAGAAGAGAACAGACCCCAAACGAAGCTGGATCGTGACATCGAGCGCGGTATGGGTGTTTCTACGGGCAGACTGCGCGAAGACTCCCTGTATGATTACAAGTTTGTAGGACTGTCTCACAACACGCTGCGCGGAGCAGCAGGCGGTGCTGTACTGATCGCTGAATTGCTCAAAGCTGAAGGATATATTCAGCCGAAATAA
- a CDS encoding class I SAM-dependent methyltransferase → MSETIIRDLIHYMDVEDNAAIQYIQTEHRLKLGLFWGIKEGSRVLEIGCGQGDTTAVLAHLVGEHGYVHGVDIAPEDYGAPLTVGEAAAKLLKSPLGDRIRMDYEFDILSDQAQFAENEFDVIVLSHCSWYLKSFDELAQILSKVRTWGHQLCFAEWDARVTDVSQLSHWLSVLIQSQVECYKENSFSNVRTLFTPEDIQELVSAAGWTIKEEISIHSSELQDGRWETEMTLAEAPVELQMLPIPDKVKTLLLSELKLLRTHHATGPGSPLGTYAMVAKKQ, encoded by the coding sequence ATGAGTGAGACTATCATCAGGGATCTTATTCACTATATGGACGTGGAGGATAACGCCGCCATTCAATACATTCAGACCGAGCATCGGTTGAAACTGGGACTCTTTTGGGGAATCAAGGAAGGCAGCCGCGTTCTGGAAATCGGTTGTGGTCAGGGAGATACAACGGCCGTGCTTGCACATCTGGTGGGGGAGCATGGGTACGTTCATGGTGTAGATATTGCACCAGAGGATTATGGTGCACCACTGACCGTAGGGGAAGCAGCAGCCAAGCTGCTGAAATCTCCGCTGGGTGACCGAATTCGAATGGATTATGAGTTTGACATCCTAAGTGATCAGGCTCAATTTGCCGAGAATGAGTTTGATGTGATCGTACTTTCCCATTGTTCATGGTATTTGAAATCATTTGATGAACTCGCGCAGATTCTTAGCAAGGTTAGGACGTGGGGACATCAGTTATGCTTCGCTGAATGGGATGCACGAGTTACAGATGTGAGCCAGCTCTCGCATTGGTTATCCGTTCTGATTCAGTCCCAGGTCGAGTGTTACAAGGAGAACAGCTTCTCCAATGTGCGTACGCTTTTTACACCGGAGGATATCCAAGAGCTTGTCTCTGCGGCGGGCTGGACAATTAAGGAAGAGATTTCGATCCATTCTTCCGAGCTGCAGGACGGTCGTTGGGAAACCGAAATGACACTGGCAGAAGCGCCTGTGGAACTGCAAATGCTTCCGATCCCGGACAAGGTAAAAACACTCCTTCTTTCTGAACTTAAATTACTTAGGACACATCATGCGACGGGGCCTGGGAGTCCACTGGGAACGTATGCGATGGTTGCCAAAAAGCAGTAA
- a CDS encoding GtrA family protein, producing the protein MTNRLVTIFKFGIVGVLNTAVDAMVFTLLAAAGAHALIAQVISYSCGVVNSYWWNGRWTFQNAGRQGKKNEIIRFVITNLVVLALSSLILYICNSTLGWSVVMSKILATLSGMVINYIASRYWVFRAEPVQGSDPSSDANERSIS; encoded by the coding sequence ATGACTAATCGGTTGGTCACTATATTTAAGTTCGGAATTGTGGGTGTCCTGAATACGGCAGTGGATGCGATGGTATTCACGCTGCTCGCTGCCGCAGGCGCACATGCTCTAATTGCCCAGGTGATCTCGTATAGCTGTGGGGTCGTGAACAGTTACTGGTGGAACGGCAGATGGACCTTTCAGAATGCGGGAAGACAGGGCAAAAAAAACGAAATCATACGTTTTGTAATTACCAATCTAGTTGTTCTGGCGTTATCCTCTCTGATTCTGTACATCTGCAATAGCACATTAGGTTGGAGCGTTGTCATGAGTAAAATACTGGCGACTCTCTCGGGCATGGTTATAAACTATATCGCCAGTCGGTATTGGGTGTTCCGGGCTGAGCCTGTTCAAGGATCTGACCCTTCATCTGATGCTAATGAAAGGAGTATTTCATAA